The following are encoded together in the Acidobacteriota bacterium genome:
- a CDS encoding SIR2 family protein: MTGSADATCLPAWPTHYARAGTHVWSKNEAPDPEEQKLHIRPWLSALIQGEHVNLLVGSGLTTAVGAAVDVAALDMGMVEFRHEMAGAIQQAAEDAAERSARGKPNFEDQMRAVAELVSGLRILGLHGDKDASAQLRTWEREYETALQDFWHALLLSERQIRDAFADGHVEGLRLLSSFFQTFSNRPGSRERLHIFTTNYDRLIEYGCEFLGLRVLDRFVGRLSPVFRSSRPAVDLHYNPPGLRGEPRYLDGVVRLTKLHGSLDWHSRKTHLGGPEIVQHTLPFGAEPTDSEVSSRATNSLMIYPNAAKDTETLEYPYADLFRDFAAAVCRPDTVLVTYGYGFGDDHVNRVIRDMLTIPSTHLVILSYEDTGRRAERFVKASMREQQITILVGEHFGSLFELVEHYLPKPYIDFNLGTMTEILKRTRPDPHVGGGGQNEEPDGKVANV; the protein is encoded by the coding sequence ATGACCGGCAGTGCCGACGCCACATGCCTTCCAGCCTGGCCCACCCACTACGCTCGAGCCGGGACCCATGTCTGGTCAAAGAACGAGGCACCTGATCCGGAAGAACAGAAGCTCCACATCCGGCCTTGGCTCTCTGCTCTGATCCAAGGCGAGCATGTCAACCTCCTCGTAGGTAGTGGCCTGACCACGGCCGTCGGCGCAGCAGTGGACGTCGCAGCACTGGATATGGGGATGGTTGAGTTTCGACACGAGATGGCGGGTGCGATTCAGCAAGCCGCTGAAGATGCCGCCGAGCGTTCGGCACGCGGTAAACCGAATTTTGAAGACCAGATGCGTGCCGTTGCAGAGCTCGTCAGTGGGCTCCGCATTCTTGGACTCCACGGGGACAAGGACGCCTCGGCCCAGCTCCGCACATGGGAGCGGGAGTACGAAACCGCACTGCAGGACTTTTGGCATGCACTACTCCTCTCGGAGCGTCAGATCCGGGACGCCTTCGCGGACGGCCACGTAGAAGGTCTACGGTTACTATCCTCTTTCTTCCAGACCTTCAGTAACCGCCCTGGTTCTCGCGAAAGGCTGCACATCTTTACAACGAACTACGACAGACTGATCGAGTACGGCTGCGAGTTCCTGGGACTCCGAGTTCTCGATCGATTCGTTGGACGGTTGTCTCCAGTCTTCCGCTCGTCCCGCCCTGCTGTCGACCTGCACTACAACCCCCCTGGGCTGCGCGGCGAGCCCCGCTACCTCGACGGCGTCGTGAGGCTCACGAAGCTGCATGGCTCGCTCGACTGGCACAGTCGCAAGACTCACCTAGGAGGCCCCGAGATCGTCCAACACACTCTTCCGTTCGGCGCGGAACCTACTGACTCCGAAGTATCTTCACGGGCAACCAACAGCTTGATGATCTACCCGAATGCCGCTAAGGACACGGAGACGTTGGAGTATCCCTACGCAGACCTGTTTCGTGACTTCGCAGCCGCGGTCTGCCGACCCGACACCGTGTTGGTCACCTACGGCTACGGCTTCGGTGACGATCACGTGAACCGGGTGATCCGGGATATGCTCACGATCCCGTCGACACATCTCGTGATCCTGTCCTACGAGGACACCGGCAGGCGGGCCGAGCGATTCGTGAAGGCCAGCATGCGCGAGCAGCAGATCACAATCCTGGTCGGCGAGCACTTTGGCAGCCTGTTCGAGCTGGTCGAGCACTACTTGCCGAAGCCCTACATCGACTTCAACCTCGGAACCATGACCGAAATCCTGAAGCGTACACGACCAGACCCGCATGTCGGAGGAGGCGGGCAGAACGAGGAGCCCGACGGCAAGGTAGCAAACGTGTGA
- a CDS encoding DNA methyltransferase, translated as MPNDMWTGAVRGGRAEPPTQDKLYKASSTNGSNDGPVECLGLTFESDDERREHFLGRLRKGLEELHTRLDGVPWDGAEHAVARLSAIRHWPMGSQAQLRTLVERMRSADRTKGLLQRWKDEVGFPEGEIEDILNLSDPPLHTACPNPFLDEFVATYGKPYDPDEPYRRTPFAVDVKEGKTHAVYRAHGYHTKVPHLAILPSLLHYTEPGDLVLDGFSGSGMTGVAAQWCESAPKSYRQRLEATWAEQGLGKPKWGARRAILNDLSPLAGFIAANYTLPIEVDEFAEAGRKLLDEVDAELGWMYETLHTDERTKGRISYTVWSEVFGCLNCGAELVFVLEALDRTTGRTDPTIACPQCSAVARKENMELRLDNYVDPATGEVRQRPKRVPALIHYRVGGERYEKTPTSADTALLERIASMPLPAAFPVNSLPECQMTRVGRMATTKTTAIHHLYLPRAAHALTALWRRASSYSDPRVRHMLLYFVEQAVWGMSLLNRYQPVQHGRLGGSQVNRQLSGVYYVGSQIAEVSPRYNLGNKLSRLAKAFSANDKGRAPCIVTAGTAAALSVPDGSVDYIFTDPPFGENIYYADLNFLIESWHGVLTNAAPEAIVDRVRAKGLPTYQRLMQRAFEEYRRVLKPGRWITVVFHNSSNAVWTAIQEGLLAAGFVVADVRTMDKSQGSFKQVTSTAVKQDLIISAYKPNDGLEGRFELTKGTEDAAWDFLRTHLKQLPVFVAKDGRTEIVHERQPHILFDRMVAFHVLREVAVPLSVGEFLVGVSQRYPERDGMVFLPDQVTEYDRKRMAASEVAQLEIFVRDEATTIQWLRQQLLHKPQSFQDLHPAFLRELRSQLKHEKLPELSDMLDQNFLLYGGSGDVPSQIHSYLSTNYKDLRKLPKDHPALKAKGAGRWYVPDPKKAADVEKRRNGLLLREFKEYVAAPQRRLKLFRLEAVRAGFFRAYQDGDYDTIIRVADRLPPTVLQEDQKLLLWYDQAVTRTAS; from the coding sequence ATGCCCAATGACATGTGGACGGGCGCTGTGCGCGGTGGCCGCGCCGAGCCGCCCACACAAGACAAGCTGTACAAGGCCTCCTCAACGAACGGCTCCAACGACGGCCCGGTCGAATGCCTGGGGCTGACCTTCGAGAGCGACGACGAACGCCGGGAGCACTTTCTGGGCAGGCTGAGAAAGGGGCTGGAGGAACTCCACACTCGGCTCGACGGTGTTCCCTGGGACGGTGCCGAGCACGCCGTGGCTCGGCTCTCGGCCATTCGGCATTGGCCCATGGGCAGCCAAGCGCAACTCCGCACGCTCGTCGAACGGATGCGCTCGGCGGATCGCACCAAGGGCCTGCTCCAGCGCTGGAAGGACGAGGTCGGCTTCCCCGAAGGCGAAATCGAGGACATCCTGAATCTGTCCGACCCGCCCTTGCACACCGCCTGCCCGAATCCCTTTCTGGACGAGTTCGTAGCAACGTACGGTAAGCCCTACGACCCTGACGAGCCATACCGCCGCACACCCTTCGCCGTCGACGTCAAGGAAGGGAAGACACACGCCGTCTACCGAGCGCATGGCTACCACACGAAGGTGCCCCATCTAGCGATCCTCCCTTCCCTGCTCCACTACACCGAACCAGGCGATCTCGTTCTCGACGGCTTCTCCGGCTCCGGGATGACCGGCGTCGCGGCTCAATGGTGCGAGTCGGCACCGAAGAGCTACCGCCAGCGTCTCGAAGCGACGTGGGCGGAGCAGGGCCTGGGGAAGCCAAAATGGGGCGCTCGCCGGGCCATCCTGAACGACCTATCCCCGCTCGCAGGCTTCATCGCGGCGAACTACACGCTGCCCATCGAGGTGGACGAATTCGCCGAGGCTGGTCGCAAACTGCTCGACGAGGTCGATGCGGAACTGGGCTGGATGTACGAGACACTGCACACGGACGAGCGGACGAAGGGGCGAATCAGCTACACGGTCTGGAGCGAGGTCTTCGGCTGCTTGAACTGCGGCGCCGAACTCGTCTTCGTGCTGGAAGCTCTAGACAGGACCACAGGCCGTACCGACCCGACCATCGCCTGTCCCCAGTGCAGTGCCGTCGCCCGCAAGGAGAACATGGAACTCCGCCTGGACAACTACGTCGATCCTGCGACCGGGGAGGTGCGACAACGTCCGAAACGTGTACCTGCCCTGATTCACTATCGAGTGGGCGGAGAACGGTACGAAAAGACCCCGACATCAGCGGACACCGCCCTGCTCGAGCGGATCGCATCCATGCCGCTGCCGGCTGCCTTCCCAGTCAATTCGCTTCCCGAATGCCAGATGACTCGGGTCGGGCGGATGGCAACAACGAAGACAACCGCCATACACCACCTCTACCTCCCAAGGGCCGCACACGCTTTGACCGCTCTTTGGCGACGTGCCAGCTCCTACTCGGACCCACGAGTCCGACACATGCTGCTCTACTTCGTCGAGCAGGCCGTCTGGGGGATGTCCCTTCTCAATCGCTACCAGCCGGTCCAACACGGCCGGCTCGGCGGTTCGCAAGTCAATCGGCAGTTGTCCGGCGTGTACTACGTAGGCTCCCAGATCGCAGAAGTGTCACCCAGATACAACCTCGGCAACAAGCTGTCCCGGCTTGCCAAGGCGTTTTCTGCCAACGACAAAGGACGAGCCCCATGTATCGTGACGGCGGGAACGGCGGCGGCCCTTAGCGTCCCCGACGGTTCCGTAGACTACATCTTCACCGACCCCCCTTTCGGCGAGAACATCTACTACGCTGACCTGAACTTCCTAATCGAATCCTGGCACGGTGTGCTGACAAATGCGGCGCCAGAGGCAATTGTCGATCGCGTCAGAGCTAAGGGCCTACCCACGTACCAGCGCCTGATGCAACGAGCGTTCGAGGAGTACAGACGTGTCCTCAAGCCAGGTCGCTGGATTACTGTAGTCTTCCATAACTCCAGCAACGCGGTCTGGACGGCGATTCAGGAAGGGCTGCTCGCGGCAGGTTTTGTCGTCGCCGACGTGCGGACTATGGACAAGAGCCAGGGATCGTTCAAACAGGTAACGAGCACAGCCGTCAAACAGGACCTCATCATCTCAGCCTACAAGCCAAACGACGGCCTGGAAGGGCGCTTCGAGCTGACCAAAGGCACTGAGGACGCCGCCTGGGACTTCCTACGCACACACTTGAAGCAACTTCCAGTTTTCGTGGCCAAGGACGGCCGGACCGAGATTGTCCACGAGCGGCAGCCTCATATCCTCTTCGACCGCATGGTCGCCTTCCATGTCCTTCGCGAGGTCGCCGTGCCCCTGTCCGTGGGCGAGTTCCTGGTCGGCGTCAGCCAGCGCTACCCCGAACGCGACGGCATGGTCTTCCTTCCCGACCAGGTCACGGAGTACGACCGGAAGAGAATGGCAGCCAGCGAGGTGGCCCAGTTGGAGATCTTCGTCCGCGACGAGGCGACGACGATCCAATGGCTGAGACAGCAACTGCTCCACAAACCTCAGAGTTTTCAGGATCTCCACCCAGCCTTCCTGCGCGAACTGCGGAGTCAACTGAAGCACGAGAAGCTACCCGAACTATCTGACATGCTAGACCAGAACTTCCTCCTCTACGGCGGCTCGGGTGATGTCCCCAGCCAGATCCACTCCTATCTCTCGACGAACTACAAGGACCTTCGCAAACTCCCTAAAGACCACCCTGCTCTGAAAGCGAAGGGCGCCGGTCGCTGGTACGTACCCGACCCGAAGAAAGCTGCTGACGTAGAGAAGCGCCGCAACGGTCTCCTCCTCCGCGAGTTCAAGGAGTACGTCGCTGCACCCCAGCGCCGCCTGAAGCTCTTCCGCCTTGAGGCCGTCCGCGCTGGCTTCTTCCGCGCGTACCAAGACGGTGACTACGACACCATCATCCGAGTCGCTGACAGACTTCCTCCGACAGTCCTGCAGGAGGACCAAAAGCTCCTACTCTGGTATGACCAGGCCGTGACCCGGACCGCCTCATGA
- a CDS encoding putative DNA binding domain-containing protein: protein MNREELIRRIKGYEWEDLEFKAAQRGVPGEAYTTVSAFANTQGGRLVFGVRDKDGDLEVVGVIEVDRVQNDFLTVLRSGQKFNRAIEAEGQLLEDEGKALIVFYIPEAQRQDKPVYLNGDIKLSFLRRGAADERCTPAEIERLLRDAADVTYDSVAVDLDPERCFDASSVRWYRRLLEDRNLSHDPEWSDTDFLLEWGLIVEKGDRLLPTRAAVLLFGSPSAFHQLLPRPVVDWQWHRGDWPDGFDDQRWTDRLVIESNLIEAWKVLHNRYLQRAEVPFALHPETLQRADRPPDYAAFREAAINLLIHQDYADHSRKAEIHSYDDRTSLWNPGDAFVSAEALLEPQGTAVRNPRIVTAFRRIGLSEQAGSGLRAIFGHQRQLGHVPPVIASDRVEKTFEITLLKEELVSERQLLLQASLGVRLSDPESRAFAFACREGRLRLGDVRAVTGLSGGDVMAVLNRLTAQALISPLEGSEAPLFVPAAHLEEQLGELGRAGAFRSSDAPSAPPPGDLSTAQPGQPTANLSTAQGPGLAELTAVQDRIIRLCDTPRRLAELMSAVRMKNRGYFKAQHLDPLLHTGVLQMTHPDQPHHPRQAYVLTPAGIAIKARRLSASAKSAATTQGERPDAQ from the coding sequence ATGAACAGGGAAGAACTCATCCGGCGTATCAAGGGCTACGAGTGGGAAGATCTGGAGTTCAAGGCCGCCCAACGTGGCGTTCCAGGAGAGGCCTACACAACCGTCTCCGCGTTTGCGAACACGCAAGGCGGCCGGCTCGTGTTCGGCGTCCGCGACAAAGACGGCGACCTTGAGGTCGTCGGTGTCATCGAAGTCGACAGAGTGCAGAACGACTTCCTCACAGTTCTGCGCTCCGGTCAGAAGTTCAACCGAGCCATCGAAGCCGAAGGTCAGCTCCTAGAGGATGAAGGCAAGGCGCTGATCGTCTTCTACATTCCAGAAGCCCAGAGACAGGACAAACCTGTCTATCTGAATGGAGACATCAAGCTCTCGTTTCTCCGCCGCGGGGCGGCCGACGAAAGGTGTACACCAGCCGAGATCGAACGGTTGCTCCGCGACGCCGCAGACGTCACCTATGACAGCGTCGCGGTGGACCTCGACCCCGAACGGTGCTTCGACGCCTCGTCCGTCCGCTGGTACCGACGTCTCCTTGAAGATCGGAACCTGAGCCATGACCCGGAATGGTCAGACACGGACTTCCTTCTTGAATGGGGCCTCATAGTCGAGAAGGGCGACCGCCTCCTACCAACCCGTGCGGCGGTCCTGTTGTTCGGTAGCCCGTCGGCCTTCCACCAACTCCTGCCGCGACCGGTTGTCGACTGGCAGTGGCACCGCGGTGACTGGCCCGACGGCTTCGACGACCAGCGATGGACGGACCGACTCGTCATCGAGTCGAACCTCATAGAAGCGTGGAAGGTACTTCACAATCGCTATCTGCAACGCGCAGAGGTCCCCTTCGCTCTCCACCCGGAGACGCTGCAACGAGCCGATCGTCCCCCGGACTACGCGGCGTTCCGCGAGGCGGCGATCAACCTGCTGATACATCAGGACTATGCCGACCACTCGCGCAAGGCGGAGATCCACTCGTATGACGACCGCACGTCGCTGTGGAACCCCGGAGACGCTTTCGTCTCGGCGGAGGCCCTCCTGGAACCGCAAGGGACGGCAGTCCGCAACCCGAGGATAGTCACGGCCTTCCGTCGCATCGGTCTGAGTGAGCAGGCAGGTTCAGGGCTTCGCGCCATCTTCGGCCACCAGCGGCAGCTCGGTCACGTGCCGCCTGTCATCGCCAGCGACAGGGTCGAGAAGACCTTCGAGATCACTCTCCTCAAGGAGGAGCTCGTCTCTGAACGGCAACTCCTCCTTCAAGCGAGCTTGGGGGTTCGCTTGAGCGACCCGGAATCCAGGGCGTTCGCGTTCGCCTGCCGCGAAGGACGTCTGCGACTTGGCGATGTTCGGGCCGTGACGGGTCTCTCCGGTGGCGACGTCATGGCCGTCCTCAACAGGCTGACGGCTCAGGCGCTGATCTCGCCGCTTGAAGGCTCCGAGGCTCCCTTGTTCGTCCCGGCCGCTCACCTTGAGGAGCAGCTTGGCGAACTAGGTCGTGCCGGAGCTTTCCGGTCCTCGGACGCTCCCTCCGCACCACCGCCCGGAGACTTGTCCACTGCACAACCCGGCCAGCCAACGGCGAACTTGTCCACTGCACAAGGTCCAGGTTTGGCGGAGCTAACGGCCGTTCAGGATCGGATCATCCGGCTCTGCGATACGCCCCGCCGTCTGGCCGAGCTGATGTCGGCAGTGAGAATGAAGAACCGGGGCTACTTCAAGGCGCAGCATCTGGACCCCCTGCTGCACACGGGGGTTCTCCAGATGACTCATCCGGATCAGCCTCACCATCCGCGTCAAGCCTATGTGCTCACTCCGGCTGGCATCGCGATCAAGGCCCGTCGTCTGAGCGCCTCTGCCAAGAGCGCAGCAACGACCCAAGGAGAGCGCCCCGATGCCCAATGA
- a CDS encoding DUF6079 family protein, producing MKYEDLVQFDPIETVVQLRDADETEAARRLVSTYVISDEMAEKLTSVVFPQLQYDTPADNKGILIVGNYGTGKSHLMSVISGVAEHEDLAKVLTHSGVSEQAVAIAGKFKVVRTEIGATTMPLRDIVVDTLEEGLRALGVAYSFPSVAEVSSSKRAFEEMLTAFLAEHPDHGLLLVVDELLDYLRSRDDQQIILDLNFLREVGEVCKDLRFRFVAGVQEAVFDHHRFAFIGESVRRVRDRFEQVHIARQDVKYVVAQRLLRKSGEQHARIREYLSPFTRFYERMNERLDEFVDLFPVHPDYVDTFERVTAAEKREVLKTLSLSIKGLLACELPSEHPGLIAYDDYWSTLRGNPSFRTIPDIKAVIDCSQVLESRVEQAFGRPNYKPMALRIIHALSVHRLTTGGLDTPLGATPAELRDSLCLYQEGIEDLGGDPTDDLVSQVATVLREIHRTVSGQFISSNPENGQYYLDLKKTDDFDALIERRAESLDPARLDRYYYQALRQAMECTDETYVTGYRIWEHDLEWRSRKAARQGYLFFGAPNERSTAVPPRDFYIYFLQPNEPPSFKDERAQDEVLVHLTGADDEFRNILRSYAAAAELASTSSGHAKATYESKASGFLRSLVVWLQEHMDSAFEVVHRGRRKPLLAWTEGQAVPGLSAATTPSRINLRDLMNAVAGICLEAHFADRAPEYPSFSVLITAESRPQAAQDALRRIAGASRTRQAAAVLDALELLDGERLDPDNSRYARHILDALGRKGQGQVVNRSELIQELLGVEYMAPQTLRLEPEWVVVLLAALVHAGALVLLVSGRKFDASDLSTIAAISVDELARFKHVEPPKEWNVPGLRALFELLGQSPGVAALVTQGKEAPVRELQVGVQQMIDRLVRAEDAVRGGLQFWGQTLVREEETAHPVFNLARTKNFLETVQAFNTPGKLKNFRPDARDVRSHKAAIRALDEAESAQRLAVELAPAETYFAAAEAALSNSGPSSEEWTRQLQTTRKAVLAELANRSPQDTATVRRRVLSALDDLKRDYIERYLTLHTKARLGVNDDRRKTALLRDVRFARLDTLSAIDLLPTRQLEDLRKGLERLTTCFALTKEDLDARPTCSHCEFRPSMEDSSPGVATALASIDDRLDGILKAWSETLLANLDDPSTSENIALLDPERRTPVEAFLRSGELPESLTSELIDGVRAVLSGLVKVEANIGEVRTALLDGGSPAAPTEMKQRFAKYVDSLTKGEDPARVRIVLE from the coding sequence ATGAAGTACGAAGACCTCGTCCAGTTCGACCCGATCGAGACCGTCGTTCAGCTTCGCGACGCGGACGAAACCGAAGCGGCCCGCCGCCTCGTGAGCACCTATGTGATCTCCGACGAGATGGCCGAGAAGCTCACGTCCGTGGTCTTTCCGCAGCTTCAGTACGACACGCCGGCCGACAACAAGGGCATCCTCATCGTCGGCAACTACGGCACCGGCAAGTCACACCTTATGTCCGTCATCTCCGGTGTTGCCGAGCATGAGGACCTGGCGAAGGTCCTCACCCACTCCGGTGTCTCCGAGCAGGCCGTCGCAATAGCCGGCAAGTTCAAGGTCGTTCGAACGGAGATCGGGGCCACGACGATGCCTCTGCGCGACATCGTGGTCGACACCCTCGAGGAAGGTCTCCGCGCCCTCGGGGTCGCGTACTCCTTCCCGAGCGTCGCCGAGGTCTCGAGCAGCAAACGGGCCTTCGAGGAGATGCTCACGGCCTTCCTTGCAGAGCATCCCGATCACGGTCTGTTGTTGGTGGTCGACGAACTGCTGGACTATCTCCGCAGCCGCGACGATCAGCAGATCATCCTCGACCTGAACTTCCTGCGCGAGGTTGGCGAAGTCTGCAAGGACCTCCGATTCCGGTTTGTGGCCGGCGTTCAAGAGGCTGTCTTCGACCACCACCGCTTCGCCTTCATCGGCGAAAGCGTCCGGCGCGTTCGCGACCGTTTCGAACAGGTCCACATCGCCCGACAGGACGTGAAGTACGTCGTCGCGCAGCGCCTGCTGCGGAAGTCAGGCGAGCAACACGCCCGCATCCGCGAGTACCTCTCGCCCTTCACCCGCTTCTACGAACGGATGAACGAACGGCTGGACGAGTTTGTCGACCTGTTTCCTGTTCACCCCGACTATGTGGATACGTTCGAGCGCGTAACCGCAGCCGAGAAGCGGGAGGTGCTGAAGACCCTCTCACTGTCGATCAAGGGACTTCTGGCGTGCGAACTGCCCTCGGAACACCCGGGCCTGATCGCCTACGACGACTACTGGTCCACGCTGCGAGGCAACCCGTCCTTCCGCACCATTCCCGACATCAAGGCTGTCATCGACTGCAGTCAGGTACTCGAGTCCCGAGTGGAGCAGGCGTTTGGCAGACCGAACTACAAGCCGATGGCGCTTCGCATCATCCATGCGCTCTCGGTCCACCGACTGACCACCGGAGGTCTGGACACTCCTCTCGGCGCCACACCGGCTGAACTGCGGGACAGCCTCTGCCTCTACCAGGAGGGCATCGAAGACCTCGGGGGCGACCCCACCGACGACCTGGTTTCTCAAGTAGCGACCGTCCTCCGGGAGATCCACCGGACGGTCAGCGGCCAGTTCATCTCGTCCAACCCGGAGAACGGCCAGTACTACCTCGACCTGAAGAAGACGGACGATTTCGACGCCCTGATCGAGCGGCGGGCGGAGAGCCTCGACCCGGCACGGCTCGACCGGTACTACTACCAGGCGCTTCGCCAGGCGATGGAGTGCACGGACGAAACCTATGTCACGGGCTACCGCATCTGGGAGCACGATCTCGAATGGCGCAGCCGCAAGGCGGCACGTCAGGGTTACCTGTTCTTCGGCGCTCCGAACGAACGATCCACGGCCGTACCGCCGCGAGACTTCTACATCTACTTCCTTCAGCCCAACGAGCCCCCCTCTTTCAAGGACGAGAGGGCACAGGACGAGGTCTTGGTCCATCTGACGGGCGCGGACGACGAGTTTCGGAACATCCTGCGCAGCTACGCGGCTGCGGCCGAACTTGCCTCGACCTCCTCCGGCCACGCGAAAGCTACCTACGAGTCGAAGGCCTCCGGCTTTCTTCGCAGCCTGGTCGTCTGGCTTCAAGAGCACATGGACTCGGCCTTTGAAGTGGTCCATCGGGGTCGGCGCAAGCCGCTGCTCGCATGGACAGAAGGTCAAGCTGTTCCGGGGCTCTCCGCGGCGACGACTCCCTCACGGATCAACCTGCGCGACCTGATGAACGCAGTTGCCGGCATCTGTCTGGAGGCCCACTTCGCAGACCGGGCACCGGAGTATCCCAGCTTCTCGGTGCTGATCACCGCGGAGAGCCGTCCGCAGGCAGCACAGGACGCGTTACGGCGCATAGCCGGAGCATCCAGGACCAGGCAGGCTGCCGCCGTGCTGGATGCGCTCGAGCTTCTCGACGGTGAACGCCTGGACCCCGACAACTCGCGGTACGCACGACACATTCTGGATGCCTTGGGCCGAAAGGGCCAGGGCCAGGTCGTCAACCGATCAGAGTTGATCCAGGAGTTACTCGGCGTCGAGTACATGGCCCCGCAAACCCTCCGCTTGGAGCCCGAGTGGGTGGTCGTGCTGCTTGCGGCGCTGGTGCACGCTGGGGCCCTCGTCCTCCTAGTGTCAGGCAGGAAGTTCGATGCCTCGGACCTCTCGACCATCGCCGCCATCTCGGTCGATGAACTGGCCCGCTTCAAGCATGTCGAGCCACCTAAGGAATGGAACGTCCCGGGCCTCCGCGCCCTGTTCGAGCTGCTAGGCCAGAGCCCGGGCGTCGCCGCGCTCGTCACCCAAGGCAAGGAGGCGCCGGTTCGCGAACTTCAAGTCGGCGTCCAGCAGATGATCGACCGTCTGGTCCGCGCCGAAGACGCGGTTCGGGGCGGCCTTCAGTTCTGGGGGCAAACGCTCGTCCGCGAGGAAGAGACCGCGCATCCGGTGTTCAACCTGGCACGGACCAAGAACTTCCTGGAGACGGTCCAGGCCTTCAACACACCCGGAAAGCTCAAGAACTTCAGGCCGGACGCCCGTGACGTCAGGAGCCACAAGGCGGCGATCCGTGCTCTTGACGAGGCCGAGAGCGCCCAACGTCTGGCAGTGGAACTTGCGCCCGCGGAGACCTACTTCGCCGCGGCCGAGGCCGCACTCTCCAACTCGGGCCCATCCTCCGAAGAATGGACGCGTCAGCTGCAGACGACAAGGAAAGCGGTCCTCGCGGAACTGGCGAACCGCTCGCCCCAGGACACCGCTACGGTCCGCCGGCGAGTGCTAAGCGCACTCGACGATCTCAAGCGGGACTACATTGAACGGTACCTCACCCTCCACACCAAGGCTCGGCTCGGTGTCAACGACGATCGCCGGAAGACGGCCCTGCTTCGGGACGTACGATTCGCGCGACTCGACACCCTCTCGGCCATCGACTTGCTACCGACTCGGCAATTGGAGGACCTGCGAAAGGGACTTGAGCGGCTAACGACCTGTTTCGCGCTGACCAAGGAAGACCTCGATGCAAGGCCGACCTGCTCCCACTGCGAGTTCAGGCCTTCAATGGAGGACTCCTCTCCAGGCGTAGCCACGGCTTTGGCGAGCATTGACGACCGCCTCGACGGGATACTGAAGGCGTGGTCCGAGACACTGCTCGCGAACCTGGACGATCCCTCGACTAGCGAGAACATCGCCCTGCTCGATCCTGAGCGCCGCACGCCCGTCGAGGCTTTCCTACGGTCCGGAGAGCTACCCGAGTCGCTGACATCTGAGCTCATCGACGGAGTCCGCGCCGTCCTATCGGGGCTTGTCAAAGTAGAGGCAAACATCGGGGAGGTCCGCACTGCCCTGCTCGACGGCGGGTCGCCCGCAGCTCCCACTGAGATGAAGCAGCGGTTCGCGAAGTACGTGGACAGTCTCACCAAGGGAGAGGATCCGGCGAGGGTCCGGATCGTGCTCGAGTAG
- the brxF gene encoding BREX-3 system P-loop-containing protein BrxF, producing MTTDLARKVTVAIHHAEQRSERLVLLVGSNGRGKAAVLEEVAEAAGAPLVNVNLELSRRLLHLTSSQRPRQVRRLLEAVLAELDSKVVLLDRLELLFDTALRQNPFRLLKDLSRQWTVVAAWSGATHGNHLRYAEPGHPEYRHYPIDDVQIVNVEPAAG from the coding sequence ATGACCACCGATCTCGCCCGGAAAGTGACAGTGGCGATCCACCACGCCGAGCAACGAAGCGAGCGCCTCGTCCTTCTCGTCGGTTCCAACGGCCGAGGCAAGGCCGCAGTGTTGGAGGAAGTCGCAGAAGCGGCGGGCGCTCCTCTCGTCAACGTGAACTTGGAACTCTCTCGCCGTCTCCTCCACTTGACCTCGTCTCAGCGTCCCCGCCAAGTCCGGCGGCTCCTTGAAGCAGTACTCGCCGAACTGGACAGCAAAGTCGTTCTGCTCGACAGGCTGGAGTTGCTGTTCGACACCGCACTCCGTCAGAACCCGTTCCGCCTCCTGAAGGACCTCTCGCGCCAGTGGACCGTGGTCGCTGCCTGGAGCGGAGCTACTCACGGCAACCACCTCCGTTACGCCGAACCCGGCCATCCCGAGTATCGCCACTACCCGATCGACGACGTTCAGATCGTCAACGTCGAACCCGCCGCAGGATGA